The Amycolatopsis sp. DG1A-15b genome window below encodes:
- a CDS encoding BTAD domain-containing putative transcriptional regulator yields MDGLRITLLGTFQVSRGDTVLPVPGARLRALLVRLALAGGRAVEPGVLVDAVWGDEPPSGTASALQTLVSRLRRTLAPADGLLVQVAGGYRLAVTDVDAVRFEQLTAAGRERLRAGDAEAASAALAEAVALWGEPALIAAVAPAVATRLARLSIEAIADLADAELSLGRAEPAAARLTALLAEHPAHERAAALLMDALAAQGRQAEALSVYERVRQTLAETLGADPGTALRERHLRLLQPLPAPAPDRLRPAPLPAPLTSFIGRDDDLARVSALLRTGRLVTVLGPGGAGKTRLALEAARRHGHDVRLIDLASVTEPAKVAPAVLAGIGLRGSALFDARKRAGAEHADELDVLVSELGGRESLLLVDNCEHLIDAVAHLVATLLPRCPGLRVLATSREPLAVDGEALVPLGPLALPGPDDDVREVASVRLFTERAAAVRPGFAVDETTLSDIVRVVRGLDGLPLALELAAARLRTLSLPDLADGLADRFRLLTTGSRTAPPRHRTLRAVIAWSWELLDERERTVADRIAVLPGGVTSASAAAVCAGTTVPAGEVPDLLAALVDRSLLQLAPGTGRYRMLETIREYGIERLAGDLGPVRDLAAAHFTGLITRHDAELRGPGQLAAMAVIGAEYDNAVAALRHLCATHDSTAAIALALALTWYWQMFGRDSDAGYWLGEALAVPGGEPTPERDCARAAHLLSRADILSGISAGEAAEDRAEMRELAGRLLAHPRLPGHYRVFGPMLLFLLGDESALAIFRQLADGDDVWLSGLAHMFQAEIAENAGELDRVRVHVAAALAGFRRAGDRWGQSATLPMRAQLRRYEDLDGALADLREAQALAGEFGTLSLGDQLYNDLRWIDLHIRRGETGRALAVIGSVRERLLRASSAELPVLIDGWEAGLRVRLGDLAGAGALLDDAERRLLVDTGFPSDHARALIAGARSALCLALGDPAGADQAGRAAYAAALAARDLPILSLVTVHTAALAEARGRRREPAVLLGVAARLRGAHDRTDPQVRELTHRGQAALGEAEFAAAYAEGWELDAPAAVAAADPARLSG; encoded by the coding sequence ATGGACGGGCTTCGCATCACGCTGCTGGGCACGTTCCAGGTGTCCCGGGGTGACACGGTCCTGCCCGTCCCGGGCGCGCGGTTGCGGGCCCTGCTCGTCCGGCTGGCGCTCGCCGGTGGCCGCGCGGTCGAGCCGGGGGTACTGGTCGACGCGGTGTGGGGCGACGAACCGCCGTCCGGCACCGCCTCCGCCCTGCAGACCCTCGTTTCCCGGCTGCGGCGCACCCTCGCCCCGGCCGACGGCTTGCTCGTGCAGGTCGCGGGCGGCTACCGGCTGGCGGTGACCGACGTGGACGCCGTGCGCTTCGAGCAGCTCACCGCGGCCGGCCGGGAGCGGCTGCGGGCCGGGGACGCCGAAGCCGCGAGCGCCGCCCTCGCCGAGGCGGTGGCGTTGTGGGGCGAGCCCGCGCTCATCGCCGCCGTCGCCCCGGCGGTGGCGACCCGGCTGGCCCGGCTGTCGATCGAAGCCATCGCGGACCTCGCCGACGCGGAACTGTCGCTGGGACGCGCCGAACCGGCCGCCGCCCGGCTGACCGCGCTGCTGGCCGAGCACCCGGCGCACGAGCGGGCGGCGGCCCTGCTGATGGACGCGCTCGCCGCGCAGGGACGTCAGGCCGAGGCGCTGTCCGTCTACGAGCGCGTCCGCCAGACCCTGGCCGAAACCCTCGGCGCCGACCCGGGCACCGCGCTGCGGGAACGCCACCTGCGTCTGCTGCAACCCCTCCCGGCCCCGGCCCCGGACCGGCTTCGGCCCGCTCCCCTGCCCGCGCCGCTGACCAGCTTCATCGGCCGCGACGACGACCTCGCGCGCGTCTCCGCCCTGCTCAGGACCGGACGCCTGGTCACCGTCCTCGGCCCCGGTGGCGCCGGCAAGACCCGGCTCGCGCTGGAGGCCGCTCGCCGGCACGGCCACGACGTCCGGCTCATCGACCTCGCCTCCGTCACCGAACCGGCGAAGGTGGCGCCGGCCGTGCTCGCCGGGATCGGCCTGCGCGGCAGCGCGCTGTTCGACGCCCGCAAGCGCGCCGGGGCGGAGCACGCTGACGAGCTGGACGTGCTCGTCAGCGAGCTCGGCGGCCGGGAAAGCCTGCTGCTGGTCGACAACTGCGAGCACCTGATCGACGCCGTGGCCCACCTGGTCGCGACGCTGTTGCCCCGCTGCCCCGGCCTGCGGGTGCTCGCCACCAGCCGCGAACCCCTGGCCGTGGACGGCGAAGCACTGGTACCGCTGGGCCCGCTCGCCCTGCCCGGCCCGGACGACGACGTCCGCGAAGTGGCCTCGGTGCGCCTGTTCACCGAGCGGGCCGCCGCCGTGCGGCCCGGTTTCGCCGTCGACGAAACCACGCTGTCCGACATCGTGCGCGTGGTGCGCGGCTTGGACGGCCTGCCGCTGGCCCTCGAGCTGGCCGCCGCCCGGTTGCGGACGCTGTCGCTGCCGGACCTGGCCGACGGGCTCGCCGACCGGTTCCGGCTGCTCACCACCGGCAGCCGCACCGCGCCGCCGCGGCACCGCACCCTGCGTGCGGTCATCGCCTGGAGCTGGGAGCTGCTCGACGAGCGCGAACGCACGGTCGCGGACCGGATCGCCGTCCTGCCCGGCGGCGTCACGTCCGCCTCGGCCGCCGCCGTCTGCGCGGGCACCACCGTGCCCGCCGGCGAGGTCCCCGACCTGCTCGCCGCCCTCGTCGACCGGTCCCTGCTGCAGCTCGCGCCCGGCACCGGCCGCTACCGCATGCTCGAGACGATCCGCGAGTACGGCATCGAACGGCTTGCCGGCGATCTCGGCCCGGTTCGCGACCTGGCCGCCGCCCACTTCACCGGGCTGATCACCCGCCACGACGCCGAGCTGCGCGGGCCAGGCCAGCTGGCGGCCATGGCCGTCATCGGCGCCGAGTACGACAACGCGGTCGCCGCCCTGCGTCACCTGTGCGCCACCCACGACTCCACCGCCGCGATCGCGCTGGCCCTCGCGCTCACCTGGTACTGGCAGATGTTCGGCCGCGACTCCGACGCCGGCTACTGGCTGGGCGAGGCCCTGGCGGTGCCCGGCGGCGAGCCGACGCCCGAGCGGGACTGCGCCCGGGCCGCCCACCTGCTCAGCCGCGCGGACATCCTGTCCGGGATCAGCGCCGGGGAAGCCGCGGAAGACCGGGCGGAGATGCGCGAGCTGGCCGGACGGCTGCTGGCGCACCCGCGGCTGCCCGGCCACTACCGCGTGTTCGGCCCGATGCTGCTCTTCCTGCTGGGCGACGAGTCCGCACTCGCGATCTTCCGGCAGCTGGCCGACGGTGACGACGTGTGGCTGTCCGGGCTGGCTCACATGTTCCAGGCCGAGATCGCCGAAAACGCGGGCGAGCTCGACCGGGTGCGCGTCCACGTGGCGGCCGCGCTGGCCGGCTTCCGGCGGGCCGGCGACCGGTGGGGCCAGTCGGCGACGCTGCCGATGCGGGCCCAGTTGCGGCGCTACGAAGACCTCGACGGCGCGCTGGCCGACCTGCGCGAGGCCCAGGCGCTGGCGGGCGAGTTCGGCACGCTCAGCCTCGGCGACCAGCTCTACAACGACCTGCGCTGGATCGACCTGCACATCCGGCGCGGCGAAACCGGCCGGGCGCTGGCGGTGATCGGCTCGGTCCGGGAGCGGCTGCTGCGCGCGTCGTCGGCGGAACTGCCGGTCCTGATCGACGGCTGGGAGGCCGGCCTGCGCGTGCGCCTCGGCGACCTGGCCGGGGCCGGGGCCCTGCTCGACGACGCCGAACGCCGGCTGCTCGTCGACACGGGGTTCCCCTCCGACCACGCCCGGGCGCTGATCGCCGGCGCGCGGTCCGCGCTCTGTCTGGCCCTGGGCGACCCGGCCGGCGCGGACCAGGCCGGGCGGGCGGCGTACGCGGCCGCGCTGGCGGCCCGGGACCTGCCGATCCTGTCGCTGGTGACGGTGCACACGGCCGCGCTCGCCGAAGCACGTGGGCGCCGGCGGGAGCCGGCCGTGCTGCTCGGCGTCGCCGCCCGGCTGCGTGGCGCGCACGACCGCACCGATCCGCAGGTCCGCGAGCTCACCCACCGGGGCCAGGCCGCCCTGGGCGAGGCCGAGTTCGCCGCGGCGTACGCGGAGGGCTGGGAGCTGGATGCGCCGGCAGCCGTCGCCGCCGCTGACCCGGCGCGGCTCTCCGGGTGA